A part of Olleya sp. Bg11-27 genomic DNA contains:
- a CDS encoding arsenate reductase family protein — protein MKKVYYLKTCSTCLRILKELDLPSDFELQDIKTNPLTVGQVEQLKALSGSYEALFSKRAKLYKEKGLKDQNLTEKDYKQYLLEHYTFLSRPVIVINDAIFIGNSKKTTEATKLVLNES, from the coding sequence ATGAAAAAAGTATACTACCTAAAAACCTGCAGTACTTGTTTACGTATTTTAAAAGAACTTGATCTGCCTTCAGATTTTGAACTTCAAGACATCAAAACAAATCCTTTAACAGTAGGCCAAGTTGAACAATTAAAAGCATTATCAGGTAGTTACGAAGCGTTATTTAGCAAGCGCGCCAAACTATATAAAGAGAAGGGACTTAAAGATCAAAACTTAACCGAAAAAGATTACAAACAGTATCTTTTAGAACATTATACCTTTTTAAGCAGACCAGTAATAGTAATTAACGACGCTATATTTATCGGAAATTCTAAAAAAACAACGGAGGCCACAAAACTAGTACTTAATGAAAGCTAG
- a CDS encoding OsmC family protein: MKTHHYQATIHWTGNLGQGTSHYKTYNRNHSITAKDKTQPILASADPAFLGDQTRYNPEELLVSSIASCHMLWYLHLCATNNVIVLSYTDQPEGTMEENNNGSGQFTNVTLHPKVTVQNTSMIDKANQLHHDANAMCFIARSCNFPILHNAFAEAPPC, encoded by the coding sequence ATGAAAACCCACCATTATCAAGCGACAATACATTGGACAGGCAATCTAGGACAAGGCACCTCGCATTACAAAACGTATAATCGCAACCATAGTATAACCGCAAAAGATAAAACGCAACCTATTTTAGCCAGTGCAGATCCTGCCTTTTTAGGTGATCAGACGCGCTATAATCCAGAGGAATTATTAGTATCCTCAATCGCCTCTTGCCACATGCTTTGGTACTTACACCTCTGTGCAACTAATAACGTAATAGTCTTAAGTTACACAGACCAACCCGAAGGTACGATGGAAGAAAACAATAACGGAAGTGGCCAATTTACAAATGTTACATTACACCCTAAGGTTACTGTCCAAAATACAAGTATGATAGACAAGGCCAATCAATTACATCACGACGCCAACGCCATGTGCTTTATAGCGCGATCCTGTAATTTTCCGATTTTACATAACGCTTTCGCGGAAGCTCCGCCGTGCTAA
- the gdhA gene encoding NADP-specific glutamate dehydrogenase — translation MKDKIETFLDLVRQKNGNEPEFLQAVHEVAETVIPFIEDNPKYQGKMLLERMVEPERTIIFRVPWIDDKGNTQVNRAFRVEFNSAIGPYKGGLRFHPSVNLSILKFLGFEQVFKNSLTTLPMGGGKGGSDFDPKGKSDNEVMRFCQSFMSELFRHIGANTDVPAGDIGVGGREIGYMFGQYKRLTNEFTGVLTGKGLSYGGSLIRPEATGYGTVYFAKNMLATKNDSFEGKTVVISGSGNVAQYACEKATELGGKVVTMSDSSGYIHDKDGIDAEKLAYIMEIKNINRGRISEYADKYTSATFHKGERPWSVNCDIAMPCATQNELDKAEAEMLVNNKVLVVAEGANMPTTPEAIEVLQKAKVLFSPGKASNAGGVATSGLEMSQNSLRYNWTREEVDAKLHQIMDDIHSSCVQYGTQKDGTVDYVKGANIAGFVKVADAMLAQGVV, via the coding sequence ATGAAAGATAAAATTGAAACGTTTTTAGATTTAGTAAGACAAAAAAATGGTAATGAGCCAGAATTTTTGCAAGCAGTACACGAAGTTGCAGAAACTGTAATTCCGTTTATAGAGGATAACCCAAAGTATCAAGGTAAGATGTTATTGGAGCGTATGGTAGAACCAGAGCGCACAATAATTTTTAGAGTGCCTTGGATTGATGATAAAGGTAATACACAAGTAAACAGAGCGTTTAGAGTAGAATTTAACTCGGCTATCGGGCCTTATAAAGGAGGATTACGTTTTCATCCATCAGTAAACCTTAGTATTTTAAAGTTTTTAGGTTTCGAACAAGTCTTTAAAAACTCTCTAACAACTTTACCAATGGGTGGAGGAAAAGGAGGAAGTGATTTTGATCCAAAAGGAAAGAGCGATAACGAAGTGATGCGTTTCTGTCAATCTTTTATGTCAGAATTGTTTAGACATATTGGAGCTAATACAGATGTGCCTGCAGGAGATATTGGTGTTGGAGGACGTGAAATTGGTTATATGTTTGGTCAATATAAGCGTTTGACAAACGAATTTACAGGAGTGCTTACAGGTAAAGGATTGTCTTACGGAGGATCTTTAATTAGACCTGAAGCTACTGGTTATGGTACGGTATATTTTGCAAAAAATATGCTAGCGACTAAAAATGATTCTTTTGAAGGAAAAACAGTTGTTATTTCTGGATCAGGAAACGTTGCTCAATATGCTTGTGAAAAAGCAACTGAGTTAGGTGGTAAAGTTGTAACAATGTCAGATTCTTCTGGATATATTCACGATAAAGATGGTATAGATGCTGAGAAATTGGCGTATATCATGGAAATTAAAAACATTAACAGAGGTAGAATTAGCGAGTATGCAGATAAGTATACTTCGGCGACGTTCCATAAAGGTGAAAGACCTTGGAGTGTTAATTGTGATATAGCAATGCCATGTGCAACTCAAAATGAGTTGGATAAAGCGGAAGCTGAAATGTTAGTTAATAATAAGGTATTAGTTGTTGCTGAAGGTGCAAATATGCCAACGACACCAGAAGCTATTGAAGTACTTCAAAAAGCTAAAGTGTTGTTTTCTCCAGGAAAAGCATCTAATGCAGGAGGTGTCGCTACTTCAGGTTTAGAAATGAGCCAAAATTCTTTACGTTACAATTGGACTAGAGAAGAAGTTGATGCTAAACTTCATCAAATTATGGATGATATTCACTCTTCTTGTGTGCAGTATGGTACTCAAAAAGATGGTACAGTAGATTATGTAAAAGGAGCAAATATTGCTGGTTTTGTAAAAGTTGCTGATGCTATGTTAGCGCAAGGCGTAGTATAA
- a CDS encoding cystathionine gamma-synthase, protein MKFNTKTIHGGQTPDPAYGAVMPPIYQTSTYAQTTPGGHKGFAYSRSHNPTRQALENAFASLENGAFGLAFGSGLAAIDAVMKILKPGDEVICTSDLYGGTYRLFTKIFEGFGIQFHFVDMQKASDIEGFITDNTKLIWVETPTNPMLNIIDIVAIAKIAKQHNVLLAVDNTFATPYLQQPLELGADIVMHSATKYLGGHSDLVMGALIVKDKALADKLYFIQNASGAICGPQDAFLALRGIKTLHVRMQRHCENGKAVAEFLNTHPKVEKVYWPGFENHPNHDIAKAQMSGFGGMVSFVAKGNKYDEAIKFVENLKVFTLAESLGGVESLCGHPASMTHASIPKEERERIGVVDSLIRLSVGIEDEADLINDLRQALG, encoded by the coding sequence ATGAAATTTAACACAAAAACAATACATGGTGGTCAAACACCAGATCCGGCGTATGGAGCTGTGATGCCACCAATATATCAAACGTCTACTTATGCGCAAACAACACCAGGGGGACATAAAGGATTTGCGTATTCAAGATCACATAATCCAACTCGTCAAGCTTTAGAAAATGCCTTTGCAAGTTTAGAAAATGGTGCCTTTGGATTGGCATTTGGATCAGGATTAGCGGCGATTGATGCAGTCATGAAAATTTTAAAGCCTGGTGACGAGGTGATTTGTACTAGTGACTTATATGGTGGTACCTATCGTTTGTTTACTAAGATTTTTGAAGGGTTTGGAATTCAATTTCATTTTGTTGATATGCAAAAGGCTTCTGATATTGAGGGGTTTATTACTGATAACACTAAATTGATTTGGGTAGAGACACCAACTAACCCAATGCTAAATATTATTGATATTGTGGCTATTGCAAAAATAGCGAAACAGCATAACGTGCTATTAGCTGTGGATAATACGTTTGCAACTCCGTATTTACAACAGCCTTTAGAGCTTGGGGCGGATATTGTTATGCACTCCGCAACAAAATATCTTGGCGGACATAGTGATTTAGTCATGGGGGCTTTAATCGTAAAAGATAAAGCGCTGGCAGATAAATTGTATTTTATACAAAATGCAAGTGGCGCGATATGTGGCCCACAAGATGCTTTTTTAGCGTTGCGTGGTATTAAGACTTTACATGTTAGAATGCAGCGTCATTGTGAGAATGGTAAGGCTGTAGCCGAATTTTTGAATACACACCCTAAAGTGGAAAAAGTATATTGGCCAGGTTTTGAAAATCATCCCAACCATGATATTGCAAAAGCACAAATGAGTGGTTTTGGTGGTATGGTGAGTTTTGTAGCTAAAGGAAATAAGTATGACGAAGCCATTAAGTTTGTCGAAAACCTTAAGGTCTTTACTTTAGCTGAATCTTTGGGTGGTGTGGAATCACTTTGTGGTCATCCTGCAAGTATGACACATGCTAGTATCCCAAAGGAAGAACGTGAAAGGATAGGTGTTGTAGATAGCTTAATACGTTTAAGTGTTGGTATCGAGGATGAGGCCGATTTAATAAACGATTTACGTCAGGCTTTAGGTTAA
- a CDS encoding PdaC/SigV domain-containing protein, with product MSKSTVFAVFTCLLLTVSCQKDKVLTFSETQISKEKETFVEIIIPKAQGKSKTAKNINKTLIGFACDVLNIDSGKNKKESIEESITAFNDAYINFNKTLLAEFDTKFPRWEALIDGEVSYQSEGLVSIAMNGSITTGAASSNLRFKFFNFDIANGKSLATKDIINNMDAFKTIAKKYYDKEILTTYTSVSNGAKNFELPETIGFNDDGVIIVYDNFELDNFTTELIEFTIPFTVIDQYLNY from the coding sequence ATGTCAAAATCAACAGTATTTGCTGTGTTTACCTGTTTATTATTAACTGTTTCTTGTCAAAAAGACAAAGTCCTAACGTTTTCTGAAACTCAAATTTCAAAAGAAAAAGAAACCTTTGTAGAAATAATTATCCCAAAAGCACAGGGAAAATCTAAAACCGCTAAAAATATAAACAAAACACTAATTGGATTTGCGTGCGATGTATTAAATATAGACAGCGGTAAAAACAAAAAAGAATCGATAGAAGAAAGCATCACAGCCTTTAACGACGCCTATATTAATTTTAACAAAACGTTACTTGCCGAATTTGACACCAAATTTCCGAGATGGGAAGCACTTATTGACGGTGAAGTATCTTACCAAAGTGAAGGCCTTGTAAGCATTGCCATGAATGGGAGCATCACTACAGGAGCAGCCAGCAGTAACTTACGATTTAAGTTTTTTAATTTTGATATAGCAAACGGAAAATCACTAGCCACTAAAGACATCATCAATAACATGGATGCCTTTAAAACCATCGCTAAAAAGTATTATGACAAAGAAATACTAACGACTTATACTAGCGTATCAAACGGTGCTAAAAACTTTGAACTTCCAGAAACCATCGGCTTTAACGACGACGGTGTTATTATTGTCTACGATAATTTTGAATTGGACAATTTTACTACAGAGCTTATTGAATTCACCATTCCTTTTACAGTAATAGATCAATATCTAAATTACTAG
- a CDS encoding DinB family protein, with translation MDFTFDVTIKNRHLLNHFLEKFTLEQLNKVPEGYTNNIFWNVAHTVVTQQLLVYKLSGLDMLISDKLVEAYKKGTKTEGDVTQAEVDEVKGLLFSTIEKTKDDYNNKVFKTYNEYTVSTKSTLSTAEDAITFNTFHEGIHLGYILALKKNI, from the coding sequence ATGGACTTTACTTTTGATGTAACTATAAAAAATAGACACTTATTAAACCATTTTTTAGAAAAATTTACTTTAGAGCAGCTAAATAAAGTGCCAGAAGGTTATACTAATAATATTTTTTGGAATGTGGCGCACACGGTTGTAACGCAACAATTATTGGTGTATAAATTATCTGGTTTGGATATGCTTATTAGTGATAAGCTAGTCGAAGCTTATAAAAAGGGAACAAAAACGGAAGGCGATGTGACGCAGGCTGAGGTTGATGAAGTAAAAGGGTTGTTGTTTTCTACTATCGAAAAAACGAAAGACGATTATAATAATAAAGTCTTTAAAACGTATAATGAATACACGGTATCTACCAAAAGTACGTTAAGTACAGCGGAAGATGCCATTACATTTAATACCTTCCACGAAGGGATTCATTTAGGATATATTTTAGCACTTAAAAAAAATATCTAG
- a CDS encoding THC0290_0291 family protein, with amino-acid sequence MLNPKQLILAVLILLSTSPAFSQLGFSHEIGIITGPVAFKSDFGERQDSDTNSGNTGFGIGLVHYMNFAYQANCNCYTTDNYFNDHFKLRTEISYNKTKLKHLGHWVQESKVSDGADRLRGHTGESSNFDIGMQLEFYPLSIRSFQAFGYKLAPFVSLGAHFVSYNPEVYTDYDNGNNDVGNVLDSNNFYSLWEPGSVSPESGSTWAIVSSIGVRYKLDRSSDLMLDLRGQYYFSDWVDGLDHQLNSNKNNDWLVWLNVGYIYYLN; translated from the coding sequence ATGCTTAACCCTAAACAATTGATATTAGCTGTACTTATATTATTAAGTACTAGCCCTGCGTTTTCTCAATTAGGCTTTTCTCACGAAATCGGTATAATCACTGGGCCCGTAGCCTTTAAATCGGACTTTGGAGAACGTCAAGATTCTGATACAAACTCTGGTAATACTGGTTTTGGTATTGGTTTAGTTCACTACATGAACTTTGCTTATCAAGCCAATTGTAATTGCTATACGACTGATAATTATTTTAATGATCACTTTAAATTACGTACAGAGATTTCTTATAATAAAACAAAGCTTAAACACTTAGGGCATTGGGTTCAAGAATCCAAAGTCAGTGATGGAGCAGACCGATTAAGAGGTCATACTGGTGAATCTAGCAATTTTGATATCGGAATGCAATTAGAATTTTATCCTTTAAGCATCCGCTCTTTTCAAGCATTTGGATACAAGTTAGCTCCATTTGTAAGTTTAGGAGCGCACTTTGTTTCATACAATCCAGAAGTATACACAGATTATGATAATGGTAACAATGATGTTGGCAACGTATTAGATAGCAATAATTTTTACTCCCTATGGGAACCAGGTTCTGTTAGCCCTGAATCAGGATCTACTTGGGCTATCGTTTCCAGTATTGGTGTGAGATATAAATTAGACCGCTCATCAGATTTGATGTTAGATCTTAGAGGTCAGTATTATTTTAGCGATTGGGTTGACGGTCTGGACCATCAATTAAATTCTAACAAAAACAACGATTGGTTAGTTTGGTTAAATGTAGGTTACATTTACTACTTAAATTAA